Proteins encoded together in one Octopus sinensis unplaced genomic scaffold, ASM634580v1 Contig18963, whole genome shotgun sequence window:
- the LOC115231949 gene encoding general transcription factor II-I repeat domain-containing protein 2-like, translating into MAVAENLFPTKRNIFEFICLSPRTVTRRVEEMSFDLNNSLKNIFGNFKYFSIALDTSTDRRDTSQLVIFVRGITETYQIFEEFVKVIPIMGTVTGTDVFLHLMQLLTELNLSLSKLVGITTDGAPSMVGNKKGTITLVQNEMEKFGIEYNLVKIHCIVHQEALVAKSVRLRETMDAVVNAVNFILSRGLNHWQFRQFLIDTEAEYGDLLYFYNVRWLSRGSMLKRFFHIREDVIIT; encoded by the coding sequence ATGGCAGTGGCTGAAAATCTATTTCctacaaaaagaaacatttttgaatttatctgtttatctccAAGAACGGTAACAAGAAGAGTAGAAGAAATGTCATTCGATTTAAATAActctttaaaaaacatttttgggaatttcaaatatttttctatcgCATTGGATACTAGTACTGACAGAAGGGATACTTCTCAACTTGTCATATTTGTTCGAGGGATAACTGAAACATACcaaatttttgaagaatttgtcAAGGTTATTCCAATTATGGGTACAGTGACAGGAACCGACGTTTTCTTGCATTTAATGCAACTTTTAACAGAATTAAATCTTTCACTTTCAAAATTAGTTGGAATTACAACAGACGGGGCTCCATCTATGGTTGGGAACAAAAAGGGAACTATTACATTAGtccaaaatgaaatggaaaaatttGGAATTGAGTACAATTTGGTTAAGATTCACTGTATTGTTCATCAAGAGGCGTTAGTTGCCAAATCAGTCAGGTTACGTGAGACAATGGATGCTGTTGTTAAtgcagtaaattttattttatcccgcGGCTTGAATCATTGGCAGTTCAGGCAATTTTTAATCGACACTGAAGCAGAATATGgggatcttttatatttttataatgtcaGATGGCTTAGTAGAGGATCAATGCTCAAAAGGTTTTTTCATATACGGGAAGATGTTATAATTACTTGA
- the LOC115231950 gene encoding evolutionarily conserved signaling intermediate in Toll pathway, mitochondrial-like, with protein sequence MYWMPKFKGMNPHYVPPLPKEHVKSDHFQLTLARVALKRMSFDIEAVISCHKLRSQPNSLFIVSSQSPLQKELIEKAPACSQFCISGPFKSFLRKHMLSYYVLGYRTDATGRVENSDENLFNFYFESEEDRKKLKPVKTIHEQDDETILALCILVGNELDFGSTLSGWLTYLQEENPSLVSRQVNIRLSE encoded by the coding sequence ATGTATTGGATGCCAAAGTTTAAAGGAATGAACCCCCACTATGTTCCCCCTCTTCCTAAAGAACACGTCAAATCAGATCACTTCCAGCTCACCTTGGCCAGAGTCGCTCTAAAAAGAATGTCGTTTGACATCGAAGCAGTTATTTCTTGCCACAAACTAAGGAGTCAACCAAATTCTCTGTTCATAGTCTCCTCACAAAGTCCACTGCAGAAAGAGCTGATAGAAAAGGCTCCAGCTTGTTCCCAGTTCTGTATTTCTGGGCCGTTCAAAAGTTTTTTGAGAAAACATATGCTTAGCTATTACGTGTTGGGGTATAGGACTGATGCAACTGGTAGAGTGGAGAATTCGGAcgaaaatttgtttaatttttactttGAAAGTGAAGAAGATAGGAAAAAACTAAAACCTGTAAAAACAATACATGAACAAGATGATGAAACAATCCTGGCACTGTGTATTTTGGTAGGAAATGAATTGGATTTTGGATCCACTCTCAGTGGGTGGTTGACCTATTTACAGGAGGAAAATCCAAGTTTAGTTTCCAGACAAGTGAATATACGTCTGTCGGAATAA